The DNA window TGTACTCAAGACACACGACCTTCCAGCCCGAACGATGGCTCGGTCAGAACAAAACGCATCCAGGGCCGAGATACTTTCGCCCCTTTGGGGGAGATGGGAGGTGGTGTCCTGGGCAGAACATTGCCATGTACATACTCAGGGTCGTTTTAGTCATGATTATAGGAGATTACACGTTTGAGTGTGCTGATATAAAGCCCAATCTTATGGCAAGGACTTTGCATACGGATATTGATATGGCGTTTGGAGATATCGCTTTTCAGGAGCTTGGGCTAGAAGGAAAACCTAGGGatgggatgatgatgactgtTAGAAAAAGAGCGTAACACCCCCTGAGAGTCCCTGTCTAGCAAACAGAACAATACATACACATGTTTGTTACTAGACGAGCAATTTGGTGATAGTCTCAAAATGTTGAGTGCAAGATCTATTAGACAATCAAATCtaatttattaacttttaccCCTGGCATTAAAACCACTTCCGCGACTAAATCATCTTCCAGAAAGACGCTTCTCAAGGTATCTAAAAGGCACGTAAAACGCCGAACTCATAACAAAGGCAATCTCAAAACCGATATCACCAGTTGTTTTGGCAATTGGTCCCGTCCACCAAGCCTGTGCCATACACGGCACAACCAGCGCGTAGCAAATAATCCCTGCGGCGATGGCCGCAATACCCAGAGGCAGCTCAGAAGCAATGTTCCAGATAGCGTGGTCGTAAGAATCATAGCGACCCTTGCGGAAGACAAGATGCTCGACCGTAACAATTCCGATAAAAGAGGCGGACCAATATCCAATCAAAGCGACAAAGTTCTCGAGGTTGACGAAGAAATCACGCTGAGCTCGAAGAGCAGTTGGTATGACAATGACAGTGACTACCACAGCGAAGGCGTAGCGGGGAATCTTGATAAGTCCAGGGATGAGAGTCTGGAAGTTGAGTGTGATGGCGTACATCGTACCGCCAGTGTTACCCAACAGAGTAAGAGACAAAATCACAACCACGAACTTGCCAAAGCCACCAGCACTTGAAAGCATAGCTGCAAGAACACCTCCCACGGCTGTCTCATCGTACGCAGCCGACCACTCAGGAACGTTGGGCAAAGCTCCAGCAATAGCAGCACCAAGAGTCATGAGAAGAATGGTAGGTGTGACGAGACCGAGGTAGGAGTAGGCAAAGACGCGCCACGAGGGAACCTTGGGGTCAAAGTAGGTTGTGAGATCACTCGCGATAGCAGCCCAGGGAATCATGTAGCTTGCGACAATCATGCCGAAGCTGAGAACGGCCGATGCAGTCGCTGGCGCTGCGGGGGTTGCTTGCTTGGAAAGCTGTGAACCGCCGCATCCTGTGGCAATAGTGATTGCGATAATGGCAGGGATGAAGGCGTAGGTTTCGTAGTAGTGCAGAACTTTGAAGCCGCAGAAGGAGATGAAGAGAGATAGTATTCCAATGATGACAATGCCGACGTCGGGGCTCAAGTGGCCGCTTGATACAGCGGAGAGACATTGGCCACCAACGACAAAGATGATAACCATGAAACCTGTAAGCGTGGCGAGGTTGAGCAAGACAGGAATAGAAACGAGATAGCGTCTGTAACATGTTAGTCTAGTGAATGAGTTCTATCCATCGTGATATCTTACCCAAAACTATATCGTGCCTGAATCATCTGCCTCATTCCCGTCTTTGGTCCAAAAGTGGCGAGATAAGCTGGACCAACAGTcgaaaagagacaaaagaagaggatgatgagcgCAGAGTCCCTCAAGCTCAGACCATACACTAAGGGACCTAGCATTCCAAAAGTGATGCTTTTCTCATTGTTAATAATCTCTCCTCTTTTTCGGGTTGTGCGTGTGAAATAATTACTTACCCGAGAATATTAGAATTGATGGACGCCCAGATGGTAAAAATATTGTAGAAGCGTGTTGCGGTACGCTCTTCAACGGGAATAGGCTGAATACCCTTCTCTTCAACTCTTCCCATACGAAGAGCCTTGTGGAATATGGCTGCAGCCTTGAGGCTTTCCACATCGCTGTGGTCGTGATCATGGTCGTTGTCAACGGCCGGGGGCATGGTCCGGACCGGAACGGTCTTTGTAGTTGTATCAGTCATATTGTTTGACGTTGACAACTCTTGAAGACACCTAGAAGGTGGAACAAGAAACACaagagacgagacgagacaagactCTTTTATGAGAAGAGACAAGAGTGAATGAGTGAGTCTTATAGAAAGACTCATAAGAATTGAATCAGGCGAGCCGTCGAAATCGGACACCCCGGTCCCGGTCCCGGTGCTGCTCGGTTCCGCTAATTTTTTTTCACTTTATAGTATCACTCAGTCACTATCAGTCAACGTTGGTTAGCTTCTCGCTTCCATCGAAAATATAGTGGTTTTCAATTCGCCAATCGCAGTTGAAGCTAGTCTTTGTTTGTTCATCTTTTTTTGCGGGATAAATATCGCCCCTCTATTGTGTGTATTTTTTCCTCGGGGAACTAAACCAGTATCTGTCTGACAAGAGAAATGGATATGCCTGACATTTCCGTTGCTAGCCTTGTAGTACATACACGGATGTTGTTATCTTGTGTGCCATGTTATGTCATGTTTGTGTACTGCAGTTGTTGTTATCATTGTAGGTAGTCTCTGGGCTTGTTGTCGTATCGAATGTTCGACACATTTTCTCCCTTCTTCCACGAGGCTGCCGATCTCATCAAAAGACAATCTGTGTGGCGGAAAAGCCTAAACCTGCCACCTGCGATTCCATTCGCCTCTTTATCCACCATTTCTGCAACCGCCAAGAAGGGTCTCGACCTCCACACAAGAGACAGCTCCCATCTTTGGACAAGCTCAAGCATAAATTCGACCTGTCTCGTGACTGTCACATCCAGATAGAACAAGCCACTCATTGATTCtgactcttctttcctcggAAAAATCCTCCGACAGCGCCCATCAACCCTCCAAGACCCTTCTCGTGACTGTCTCCTACTAAACCGCCTCTGATCCACCCCGGTAGTTTGCCCCGGATCCTCTCCGTGCCATACCGTCGATCCACGAGCACTATCGCCGCATAGTCGCCTCGGTGCCGGATTGCACGGCCGATACTCTGGTTGACGGCCCGCATGCAAGCGTTTTCGTAAAAGTCCCGTGCCGTCTGTTTCGCCTTGCTCACGGCTT is part of the Fusarium poae strain DAOMC 252244 chromosome 4, whole genome shotgun sequence genome and encodes:
- a CDS encoding hypothetical protein (TransMembrane:12 (i65-87o99-118i139-161o181-199i206-225o237-258i279-300o332-354i366-384o396-419i440-463o475-494i)), which gives rise to MTDTTTKTVPVRTMPPAVDNDHDHDHSDVESLKAAAIFHKALRMGRVEEKGIQPIPVEERTATRFYNIFTIWASINSNILGITFGMLGPLVYGLSLRDSALIILFFCLFSTVGPAYLATFGPKTGMRQMIQARYSFGRYLVSIPVLLNLATLTGFMVIIFVVGGQCLSAVSSGHLSPDVGIVIIGILSLFISFCGFKVLHYYETYAFIPAIIAITIATGCGGSQLSKQATPAAPATASAVLSFGMIVASYMIPWAAIASDLTTYFDPKVPSWRVFAYSYLGLVTPTILLMTLGAAIAGALPNVPEWSAAYDETAVGGVLAAMLSSAGGFGKFVVVILSLTLLGNTGGTMYAITLNFQTLIPGLIKIPRYAFAVVVTVIVIPTALRAQRDFFVNLENFVALIGYWSASFIGIVTVEHLVFRKGRYDSYDHAIWNIASELPLGIAAIAAGIICYALVVPCMAQAWWTGPIAKTTGDIGFEIAFVMSSAFYVPFRYLEKRLSGR